One segment of Oscillospiraceae bacterium MB08-C2-2 DNA contains the following:
- a CDS encoding Ger(x)C family spore germination protein codes for MKILACKLLVILLVTGAVTGCWDSQELDTISLVTGVGIDEVQQPDEANFVFQIVKIGSNDPGNENSFFVMESQNKGILPALDALEYKNTRSLFLHQNQVIVIGKEQAEKGIKTYLDAFLRGEEMRMETWLMVADGTAKDILSTNLNQEPISSVGLVRMMETERQLSQHITTRMLDFTVRLLEEGGAAITPIIQTAEENGISRYKISGLAVFKDAAMVGRLDAQQKRGFYWIMGDIDDGTMSVTTSHGFANLIISEIDHTISPRFTEDGKPYMQIDVLGYMAAGEVQGYDDMDTLQMGKDLEKEAQKKMEEEMRDSLQASQRMRADIFRFAKAFERWHPKEWETMQGNWEEIYQQLSLNVNITLKMRDTGKTTLPFNKEVKEENAA; via the coding sequence TTGAAAATACTGGCTTGCAAGCTATTGGTGATCTTGCTGGTAACCGGCGCTGTGACCGGTTGTTGGGATAGTCAGGAGCTGGATACAATTTCGCTGGTGACAGGTGTGGGGATCGATGAGGTTCAACAGCCGGATGAGGCGAATTTTGTTTTTCAGATTGTAAAAATCGGCTCCAATGACCCGGGAAATGAGAATTCATTCTTTGTGATGGAATCCCAGAATAAGGGGATACTGCCGGCATTGGATGCTCTGGAATACAAGAATACAAGAAGCCTTTTTCTGCATCAGAATCAGGTCATTGTGATAGGAAAAGAACAGGCGGAAAAGGGAATCAAGACCTATCTGGATGCATTCCTTCGTGGCGAGGAAATGCGTATGGAAACATGGCTGATGGTGGCGGATGGAACAGCTAAGGATATATTATCAACCAATTTGAACCAAGAGCCCATATCCTCGGTGGGGCTTGTGCGCATGATGGAAACAGAACGCCAGCTTTCGCAGCATATTACCACTAGAATGTTGGATTTTACTGTTAGGCTTCTGGAGGAAGGAGGAGCAGCTATTACTCCAATCATCCAAACAGCGGAAGAAAACGGTATATCCAGATATAAGATTTCAGGGCTGGCGGTTTTTAAAGACGCAGCCATGGTGGGCAGGCTGGATGCCCAGCAAAAACGAGGCTTTTATTGGATTATGGGCGATATTGATGATGGAACTATGAGTGTAACCACGTCCCATGGTTTTGCCAATTTAATTATCAGTGAAATCGATCATACCATTTCGCCTCGGTTTACAGAGGATGGCAAGCCATATATGCAAATTGATGTTTTGGGGTATATGGCGGCCGGTGAGGTGCAGGGCTATGATGACATGGATACCCTCCAAATGGGCAAGGATCTGGAGAAAGAGGCCCAGAAAAAGATGGAGGAGGAAATGCGGGATAGCCTTCAGGCCAGCCAGAGAATGCGGGCGGATATCTTCCGTTTTGCCAAGGCCTTTGAGCGTTGGCATCCCAAGGAGTGGGAAACAATGCAGGGCAACTGGGAGGAAATATACCAGCAGCTTTCGCTGAACGTTAACATCACGCTGAAAATGCGGGATACCGGCAAGACTACCTTGCCCTTTAACAAGGAGGTGAAAGAAGAGAATGCAGCTTGA
- a CDS encoding endospore germination permease, which produces MQLDKGKITGAQFLFAVICFIQSSFLLISHFVVLVQQDAWLTVLLGFLFTMPQMLVFLGLMKSFPGKNLIEINDLVLGKWVGKIFSGLYIFFFITLMSLNLRDMGDFVQKTIMPRTPEYVTIILFILVCAWSARNGVEVVARYSVLFTLISFVVLLIATALNVNIMSWENFLPILRQPLKSYVQGAHIVSTIPLGELIIFLMIAPNVQSPPKKVRKYLFLGLVLGVSNLLLIILQDTAILGNAIVLFALPPFEAFRMTAISPALSRMEILFAVSLIILMFFKIGLLHYVTTSALAQTTGMREFKHLALAVGTIGVVYALSVYSSTLEHMQSASKQVPFLWLLFELILPLITLICAKVRGLSQPQGKAALE; this is translated from the coding sequence ATGCAGCTTGATAAAGGAAAAATCACAGGCGCACAATTTTTGTTTGCCGTTATCTGCTTTATTCAGTCCTCTTTTTTGTTAATCTCTCACTTTGTGGTTTTGGTTCAGCAGGATGCATGGCTCACAGTGTTGCTGGGGTTTTTATTCACGATGCCGCAGATGCTGGTGTTTTTGGGGCTGATGAAAAGTTTTCCAGGGAAAAACCTCATTGAGATCAATGATCTTGTGTTAGGCAAATGGGTGGGCAAGATCTTTTCCGGTCTTTATATCTTTTTCTTCATCACCCTGATGTCACTGAATTTAAGGGATATGGGGGATTTTGTTCAGAAAACAATCATGCCCAGAACACCGGAATATGTTACAATCATTCTTTTTATTTTGGTTTGCGCATGGTCGGCCCGAAATGGTGTGGAGGTAGTAGCACGTTACAGTGTGCTCTTTACCCTCATTTCCTTTGTGGTTTTGCTTATTGCTACTGCGCTCAATGTCAATATTATGAGTTGGGAGAATTTTCTGCCCATATTAAGGCAGCCGCTTAAAAGCTATGTGCAGGGGGCGCATATTGTTTCCACAATTCCATTGGGGGAATTGATTATTTTTCTGATGATAGCCCCTAATGTGCAATCGCCGCCCAAAAAAGTGAGAAAATATCTTTTTTTAGGTCTTGTACTCGGGGTCAGTAACTTATTGCTCATTATTTTGCAGGATACAGCTATTTTAGGCAATGCTATTGTGCTGTTTGCACTGCCTCCCTTCGAAGCCTTTCGGATGACAGCCATCAGCCCCGCATTGAGCCGCATGGAGATTCTCTTTGCCGTTTCGCTGATTATACTCATGTTTTTCAAAATCGGCCTGCTCCATTATGTTACAACATCGGCTTTGGCACAAACCACCGGTATGCGGGAATTTAAGCATCTGGCTTTAGCCGTGGGGACCATTGGCGTTGTTTATGCCCTGTCGGTTTACAGCTCCACTTTGGAGCATATGCAGTCGGCAAGCAAGCAGGTTCCTTTTTTGTGGCTGCTGTTTGAGTTGATCCTGCCGCTTATTACTTTAATCTGTGCAAAAGTTAGAGGGCTTTCCCAACCTCAAGGGAAGGCGGCCTTGGAATGA
- a CDS encoding LL-diaminopimelate aminotransferase: MKINTHYQALEESYLFSSISKKVAAYQQANPQSDIIRLGIGDVTLPLCDAVVGALHNAVDEMGLSQSFHGYGPEQGYGFLKASICKYYTRREVTLEEDEVFVSDGAKSDLGNILDIFSTDNTVLIPDPVYPVYMDTNIMAGRKILFMNANMENGFLPLPEPSVQADIIYLCSPNNPTGAVYSHDMLRQWVDYALEQGAVILFDAAYEAFIQDDFLPRSIYEIPGAKKCAIEFCSFSKTAGFTGTRCGYTILPMELEFDGIKLNKMWLRRQTTKFNGVPYVVQRGAAAVFTPEGQLQSERAIAYYMENARLIAATMRRKGISFVGGENSPYIWLQCPGGMTSWDYFDYLLTTAGLVGTPGAGFGKNGERFFRLTAFGSKEKTQEAMERFAAL, from the coding sequence ATGAAAATAAATACTCATTATCAAGCTCTTGAGGAAAGCTATCTGTTTTCCTCCATCTCCAAGAAAGTAGCCGCTTACCAGCAGGCCAATCCTCAGTCAGATATTATCCGGCTGGGAATCGGGGATGTGACCCTGCCTCTGTGCGATGCCGTTGTGGGGGCGCTCCACAATGCTGTTGATGAAATGGGCCTTTCCCAGAGCTTCCACGGCTATGGGCCTGAGCAGGGCTATGGCTTCCTCAAAGCATCCATCTGCAAATATTATACCCGCAGAGAGGTGACGCTGGAGGAAGACGAGGTCTTTGTCAGCGATGGCGCCAAAAGCGATCTGGGCAACATTCTGGATATTTTCAGCACCGATAACACTGTGCTGATTCCCGATCCGGTCTACCCTGTTTACATGGATACCAACATTATGGCCGGGCGCAAAATCCTTTTCATGAACGCCAATATGGAAAACGGCTTTCTGCCCCTGCCGGAACCCTCGGTGCAGGCGGATATCATCTATCTCTGCTCCCCCAACAACCCCACCGGTGCAGTCTACAGCCACGATATGCTCAGGCAGTGGGTGGATTATGCGCTGGAGCAGGGTGCCGTTATCCTCTTTGATGCGGCTTATGAAGCCTTTATTCAGGATGATTTTCTCCCCCGCAGCATTTATGAGATTCCGGGAGCCAAAAAATGCGCCATTGAATTCTGCTCCTTTTCCAAAACCGCCGGGTTTACCGGCACCCGCTGCGGCTATACCATCCTGCCCATGGAACTGGAATTTGACGGCATCAAGCTGAACAAAATGTGGCTTCGCCGCCAGACCACCAAATTCAATGGCGTGCCTTATGTTGTTCAAAGAGGTGCAGCCGCTGTATTCACCCCAGAGGGGCAGCTTCAGTCGGAGCGTGCCATCGCCTACTATATGGAAAATGCCCGCCTGATTGCCGCCACCATGCGGCGCAAGGGGATTTCCTTTGTGGGCGGCGAGAATTCCCCCTATATCTGGCTGCAATGTCCGGGCGGAATGACCTCTTGGGATTATTTTGATTACTTACTGACCACAGCCGGTTTGGTGGGAACCCCCGGAGCCGGTTTCGGCAAAAACGGTGAAAGATTTTTCCGTCTCACCGCTTTTGGCAGTAAAGAAAAAACGCAGGAAGCAATGGAGCGTTTTGCGGCTCTATAA
- the nadE gene encoding NAD(+) synthase: MKPIEHAKKRNYAEELEKRTAFIQKVLAESGAAGIVYGNSGGKDSALVGILCKTACENTIGIQMPCGSKRNFNEDLQDALSVAEQFSITTKTFDLTEIKAEFLDLLHRQLGLTPAAVFNMAPRLRMATLYAAAASENALVAGTGNASEGYMGYFTKWGDGAFDFNPIADLTVTEVYEFLAFLNAPKAILEKKPSAALYEGQTDEQEMGITYARIDQFLLRGEADEADQKLIDEFHKKSEHKRRMPPVYGG, from the coding sequence ATGAAACCCATTGAACATGCAAAAAAAAGAAACTACGCCGAAGAACTGGAAAAGAGAACCGCTTTTATCCAGAAAGTGTTGGCTGAAAGCGGTGCCGCCGGTATTGTTTACGGCAACAGCGGCGGTAAAGACAGTGCCCTTGTGGGTATCCTGTGCAAGACTGCCTGTGAAAACACCATCGGCATTCAAATGCCCTGCGGCTCCAAGCGGAATTTTAACGAGGATTTGCAGGATGCGCTGTCGGTTGCGGAGCAGTTCTCCATCACAACCAAAACCTTTGACCTGACCGAAATTAAGGCAGAATTCCTTGATCTGCTGCACCGGCAGCTTGGGCTCACCCCTGCGGCGGTCTTTAATATGGCCCCCCGCCTGCGCATGGCCACCCTTTATGCCGCCGCAGCCAGTGAAAACGCCTTGGTAGCCGGAACCGGCAACGCCAGCGAGGGTTATATGGGCTACTTCACCAAGTGGGGAGACGGCGCCTTTGATTTTAACCCCATCGCTGATCTGACCGTTACTGAAGTTTATGAGTTTTTGGCCTTTCTGAACGCTCCCAAAGCCATTTTGGAGAAAAAGCCCTCGGCCGCTCTCTATGAGGGCCAGACCGATGAGCAGGAAATGGGCATCACCTACGCCCGTATTGATCAGTTTCTCCTTAGGGGCGAAGCGGATGAGGCCGACCAGAAGCTGATCGATGAGTTCCACAAGAAAAGTGAGCACAAACGCCGGATGCCTCCGGTCTACGGAGGATAA